A window of the Desulfobacula toluolica Tol2 genome harbors these coding sequences:
- a CDS encoding FecR family protein, translated as METIIEKKAIVCCLLIPVMLLLFGIFVVCSAESGHKLLEKFKSYEPDTPLISEDVIISADFVEGKNEKVGQIQQVQGEAYVIHFGQKTAYRLENDHPLVAKDTLITFPKSRVNALMNDKSVLSLAPQAKLTITKSEYSSILNTRSTVMNLIWGSARFIVKKISGKPDFTVKTKTAVCGVRGTDFVVSVAPAEEGKVTSAFRRFIAYVSPAKKSRISVPEKLITTVLTGPASTVGLTGTIGGTTIIGPLSIAGAIEGAAAGSAIFIGETEADGVLDTVGPELAILSMPPEFNRF; from the coding sequence GTGGAGACGATAATTGAAAAAAAAGCGATTGTGTGTTGCCTGTTGATTCCGGTAATGCTCTTGCTGTTTGGGATCTTTGTTGTTTGCAGTGCGGAATCGGGTCATAAATTGCTTGAAAAATTTAAATCATATGAGCCTGATACACCTCTTATTTCGGAAGATGTAATCATTAGTGCCGATTTTGTTGAGGGAAAAAATGAAAAAGTCGGACAGATTCAGCAAGTCCAGGGAGAGGCGTATGTGATTCATTTTGGGCAAAAAACAGCATATCGATTGGAAAATGATCATCCATTGGTTGCTAAAGATACATTGATCACATTTCCCAAATCTCGTGTTAATGCGTTAATGAATGATAAAAGTGTATTGTCGCTGGCACCTCAGGCTAAATTAACCATAACCAAATCAGAATACTCTTCGATCTTAAATACACGTTCTACTGTAATGAATTTGATTTGGGGCAGTGCCAGGTTTATTGTTAAAAAAATATCAGGAAAACCTGATTTTACCGTCAAAACAAAGACAGCAGTATGTGGTGTCAGGGGAACCGATTTTGTTGTTTCCGTGGCCCCGGCAGAAGAGGGCAAGGTGACATCTGCCTTTAGACGGTTCATAGCTTATGTTAGTCCGGCAAAGAAGTCCCGTATATCAGTTCCTGAAAAACTAATCACAACCGTGCTTACGGGTCCCGCATCAACTGTCGGGCTGACCGGCACTATTGGCGGAACAACCATCATAGGCCCTTTATCCATTGCCGGAGCCATTGAAGGGGCTGCTGCGGGGAGCGCTATCTTTATCGGAGAAACCGAGGCTGACGGCGTGCTGGATACTGTTGGTCCTGAACTTGCGATATTGTCAATGCCGCCGGAGTTTAATCGATTTTAA